A region of Rhodanobacteraceae bacterium DNA encodes the following proteins:
- a CDS encoding putative amino acid permease, GabP family: protein MTILQRLLARKLVGDAATTDDVHGGVQLRRTLGPWGLTALGIGAVIGGGIFVITGQAAAEHAGPAVLLSFVIAAICCSFTALCYAEFATLIPMSGSSYSYAYATLGEFAAWFIGWNMVLEYGVSASAVAVSWTGYFKSLLEHMGLHLPPVLMNAPIAFVDKHLVVTGALFNLPAVILVLLLTWLCYVGIRESSGVNTAIVILKVSLIVVVIAAGWHYVNPELWHPFIPPAQGPEKYGWGGIMRAATLVFFAYIGFEATSTAAQEARNPQRDLPIGTLASLAICTVLYVAMAAVLTGLIPYTQLGTSEPVVTAVAAHPQLNWLRWLVEIGALLGLSSVVLVMIIAQPRIFMIMGRDGMLPPAFSKLHPRYRTPHINTLITGTGIALLAAVFPLDVLGDLVSMGTLLAFVAVCAGVLILRYTRPDLPRTFRVPWALVTCTLGILSCLMLLYWENWYNWTLMGLWTLVGFAIYFGYGYRHSRLRNPG from the coding sequence GTGACGATCCTCCAGCGGCTGCTCGCGCGCAAGCTCGTCGGCGATGCCGCCACCACGGACGACGTCCACGGCGGCGTCCAGTTGCGCCGCACGCTGGGACCTTGGGGCCTGACCGCGCTGGGCATCGGCGCGGTGATCGGCGGCGGCATCTTCGTGATCACGGGACAGGCCGCGGCCGAACATGCCGGCCCCGCTGTGCTGCTGTCGTTCGTGATCGCGGCGATCTGCTGCAGCTTCACCGCCCTTTGCTACGCCGAGTTCGCCACGCTGATCCCGATGTCTGGCAGTTCGTATTCCTACGCCTACGCGACGCTGGGCGAATTCGCGGCGTGGTTCATCGGCTGGAACATGGTGCTGGAATACGGCGTGTCGGCGTCCGCGGTGGCGGTGAGCTGGACCGGCTACTTCAAGAGCCTGCTGGAACACATGGGCCTGCACCTGCCGCCGGTGCTGATGAACGCACCAATCGCATTCGTGGACAAGCATCTCGTGGTCACGGGCGCACTGTTCAACCTGCCCGCCGTGATCCTAGTGTTGCTGCTGACGTGGCTGTGCTACGTCGGCATCCGCGAATCGAGCGGGGTCAACACGGCCATCGTCATTCTCAAGGTTTCGCTGATCGTGGTCGTGATCGCGGCCGGCTGGCATTACGTGAATCCGGAACTCTGGCACCCGTTCATCCCGCCCGCGCAGGGGCCGGAAAAATACGGCTGGGGCGGCATCATGCGCGCGGCGACGCTGGTGTTCTTCGCCTATATCGGTTTCGAGGCGACTTCGACCGCGGCGCAGGAAGCCAGGAATCCGCAACGCGACCTGCCGATCGGCACGCTGGCGTCGCTGGCGATCTGCACCGTGCTGTACGTGGCCATGGCCGCGGTGCTGACCGGGCTGATCCCGTACACGCAACTCGGCACCTCGGAGCCCGTCGTCACCGCGGTGGCGGCGCACCCGCAACTCAACTGGCTGCGCTGGCTGGTGGAGATCGGCGCGCTGCTGGGACTGTCGTCGGTGGTACTGGTGATGATCATCGCGCAGCCGCGCATCTTCATGATCATGGGCCGCGATGGCATGCTGCCGCCGGCGTTCTCGAAGCTGCATCCGCGCTACCGCACGCCGCACATCAACACGTTGATCACCGGCACCGGTATCGCGCTGCTCGCCGCGGTATTTCCGCTGGACGTGCTGGGCGACCTGGTGTCGATGGGCACGCTGCTGGCGTTCGTCGCGGTGTGCGCGGGGGTATTGATCCTGCGCTACACGCGTCCGGACCTGCCGCGCACCTTCCGGGTGCCATGGGCGCTGGTCACCTGCACGCTGGGCATACTGAGCTGCCTGATGCTGTTGTACTGGGAGAACTGGTACAACTGGACACTGATGGGCCTTTGGACCCTGGTCGGTTTCGCCATCTACTTCGGTTACGGCTATCGCCACAGCCGGTTGAGAAATCCCGGCTGA
- a CDS encoding methylthioribulose-1-phosphate dehydratase, translated as MDRRLPMTLSNTQLAERLHACGAEIARTGAELAARGWTPATSSNFSMRIDDTRVAVTISGRDKGALTPDDVMAVHIDGKPVDPTLRPSAETALHLQIYRREPDVGAVLHTHSHNQTVASRLFAPQGKITLHGWELQKAITGYTTHASELDLPVFPNSQDMRDIESKVDAWFDAGKPLYAYLIDGHGLYTWGRSMAEARRHLEALEFLLACELDLKRLGGIA; from the coding sequence ATGGACCGCCGCTTGCCGATGACGCTTTCGAACACGCAACTCGCCGAACGCCTGCACGCCTGCGGCGCCGAAATCGCGCGCACCGGCGCCGAGCTCGCGGCGCGCGGCTGGACGCCGGCGACCAGCAGCAATTTCTCGATGCGGATCGACGACACCCGCGTTGCGGTCACGATTTCCGGGCGTGACAAGGGCGCCTTGACGCCCGACGACGTGATGGCGGTCCACATCGATGGCAAACCCGTCGATCCGACGCTGCGTCCGTCGGCCGAAACCGCCCTGCACCTGCAGATCTATCGCCGCGAACCCGATGTCGGCGCGGTGCTGCACACCCATTCGCACAACCAGACTGTCGCATCACGGCTGTTCGCGCCGCAGGGCAAGATCACGCTGCACGGCTGGGAACTGCAGAAAGCCATTACCGGCTACACCACCCACGCAAGCGAACTCGACCTGCCGGTGTTCCCGAATTCGCAGGACATGCGCGACATCGAATCGAAAGTCGACGCCTGGTTCGACGCCGGCAAACCGCTGTACGCCTACCTCATCGACGGCCACGGCCTATACACTTGGGGGCGCAGCATGGCCGAGGCCCGGCGCCATCTGGAGGCGCTGGAGTTCCTGCTGGCCTGCGAACTCGACCTGAAACGTCTCGGAGGCATTGCATGA
- a CDS encoding 1,2-dihydroxy-3-keto-5-methylthiopentene dioxygenase, translating into MSRLRVYDQREPARPIGTLFDHAMIAHALDEVGVRFERWDASKPVAPGASQDEVIAAYHDDIERLKREKGYKAVDVISLTADHPQKDALRQKFLSEHTHSEDEVRFFVAGQGQFTLHIGERVYDLLCEQGDLIGVPDGTRHWFDMGPNPNFVAIRLFTNPEGWVAKFTGDDIAERFPRLEN; encoded by the coding sequence ATGAGCCGCCTGCGCGTGTATGACCAGCGCGAACCCGCGCGCCCGATCGGAACCCTGTTCGACCACGCCATGATCGCGCACGCCCTGGACGAAGTCGGCGTGCGCTTCGAGCGCTGGGACGCATCCAAACCGGTTGCGCCCGGCGCGAGCCAGGACGAGGTGATCGCCGCCTACCACGACGACATCGAACGCCTCAAACGCGAGAAAGGCTACAAGGCCGTGGACGTGATCTCGCTGACCGCCGACCACCCGCAGAAGGATGCGCTGCGGCAGAAGTTCCTGTCCGAACACACGCACTCCGAGGACGAGGTGCGCTTCTTCGTCGCGGGGCAAGGCCAGTTCACCCTGCACATCGGCGAACGCGTCTACGACCTGTTGTGCGAGCAAGGCGACCTGATCGGCGTGCCGGACGGCACCCGTCACTGGTTCGACATGGGGCCGAATCCGAATTTCGTCGCGATCCGCCTGTTCACCAACCCGGAAGGCTGGGTCGCGAAATTCACCGGCGACGACATCGCCGAACGTTTTCCGCGGCTGGAGAATTGA
- a CDS encoding 2,3-diketo-5-methylthiopentyl-1-phosphate enolase-phosphatase gives MSPAQASGVRAIVTDIEGTTSSIAFVKDVLFPYAREHLPRFVETHRDDPDVTRWLDATAREAGIEDPHSKRVVDTLLRWIDEDRKATPLKALQGMIWKAGYEARDYLAHVYPEVPRKLHTWKAQGLSLYVYSSGSVTAQKLFFAHTNAGDLTPCFDGWFDTGIGGKRERGSYLRIAETIDLPPPAIVFLSDVAEELDAARGAGMQTIQVCRPPGRCADAATHPCVADFGAIVLT, from the coding sequence ATGAGTCCAGCGCAGGCATCCGGTGTCCGCGCGATCGTCACCGACATCGAAGGCACGACCAGTTCCATCGCGTTCGTCAAGGACGTGCTGTTTCCCTATGCGCGCGAGCACCTGCCGCGCTTCGTCGAAACGCATCGCGACGACCCCGACGTGACGCGCTGGCTCGACGCCACCGCGCGCGAAGCGGGCATCGAGGATCCGCACTCGAAACGCGTGGTCGACACCCTGCTGCGCTGGATCGACGAGGACCGCAAGGCCACGCCCCTGAAGGCGCTGCAAGGCATGATCTGGAAGGCTGGTTACGAGGCCCGCGACTACCTCGCGCACGTGTACCCGGAAGTGCCGCGCAAGCTGCACACCTGGAAAGCGCAGGGACTTAGCCTGTACGTGTATTCGTCGGGATCAGTGACCGCGCAAAAACTGTTCTTCGCACACACCAACGCGGGCGACCTCACGCCGTGCTTCGACGGCTGGTTCGACACCGGGATCGGCGGCAAGCGCGAGCGCGGTTCGTACCTGCGCATCGCCGAGACCATCGACCTTCCGCCGCCCGCGATCGTGTTCCTGTCCGACGTCGCGGAAGAACTCGACGCCGCGCGCGGCGCGGGTATGCAGACGATCCAGGTGTGCCGCCCGCCCGGGCGCTGCGCCGATGCGGCCACCCATCCCTGCGTCGCCGATTTCGGCGCCATCGTGTTGACATGA
- a CDS encoding MORN repeat family protein, whose product MKRRALIPLLLVLAFAAGGFTTAGWHVWQSHREVAVHVTPPGGKTTFASPLPLSTDAASTAADAGQPDLLPDANWPQNAPTPEQVVYAQQDLLDREIARLQPRTPGKVNLYAIVFAGDGSQNVFRNEAEYLDELLSRRLDAKGHVLVLENNRASLTTRPLASWSNLEAALDAVAAKMNPKQDILLVYFTSHGSEDHTLLVDMDPLPLDQIGADDLAGILAEHPFKYKVVIVNACYSGGFIPPLENADTMVITAARSDRSSFGCGEQSELTWFGHALLVDALNQTDNLQRAFALAEQQVSAWEKREGFEASDPQIAAGQGIKAQLAKWRSGFTPGPAVPFAPAPTTSAGSAR is encoded by the coding sequence ATGAAGCGCCGCGCATTGATCCCGCTGCTGCTCGTCCTCGCCTTCGCGGCGGGCGGCTTCACGACGGCCGGCTGGCACGTCTGGCAGAGCCATCGCGAGGTGGCCGTCCACGTAACTCCGCCCGGCGGAAAGACCACGTTCGCGTCGCCCTTGCCATTGTCGACAGATGCAGCGTCGACCGCGGCCGATGCCGGGCAACCGGATCTGCTCCCCGACGCGAACTGGCCGCAGAATGCCCCCACGCCCGAGCAGGTGGTCTACGCACAACAGGATTTGCTGGACCGCGAGATCGCGCGGCTGCAACCACGCACGCCCGGCAAGGTGAACCTGTACGCGATCGTGTTCGCGGGCGACGGCAGCCAGAACGTGTTCCGCAACGAAGCGGAATACCTGGACGAGCTGCTCTCGCGACGCCTCGACGCCAAGGGCCACGTGCTGGTGCTGGAAAACAACCGGGCGTCGTTGACCACGCGCCCGCTGGCCTCGTGGAGCAATCTCGAAGCCGCGCTGGATGCGGTGGCCGCGAAGATGAATCCGAAGCAGGACATCCTGCTGGTGTACTTCACCAGCCACGGCAGCGAGGACCACACGCTGCTGGTGGACATGGACCCGTTGCCGCTCGACCAGATCGGCGCCGACGACCTGGCCGGCATCCTCGCCGAGCATCCGTTCAAGTACAAAGTCGTGATCGTCAACGCCTGCTACTCGGGCGGCTTCATCCCGCCGCTTGAAAACGCGGACACCATGGTCATCACCGCGGCGCGCAGCGATCGATCCTCGTTCGGCTGCGGCGAGCAATCCGAACTCACCTGGTTCGGGCACGCGTTGCTCGTCGATGCGCTGAACCAGACCGACAATCTGCAGAGGGCCTTCGCATTGGCAGAGCAGCAAGTTTCCGCGTGGGAAAAACGCGAGGGCTTCGAAGCCTCCGATCCGCAAATTGCGGCCGGCCAGGGCATCAAGGCGCAGCTCGCGAAATGGCGAAGCGGCTTCACGCCGGGCCCCGCCGTGCCGTTCGCGCCGGCGCCCACAACATCCGCCGGATCGGCCCGATGA
- a CDS encoding Glutamate synthase [NADPH] large chain — protein sequence MNRTNDAPALVTLAAGLGSRYGDAKQIAGVGPHGEWLLEYAVRDALEAGFRQVVMVIRAELRTALTGRLAPHLDGRAELQLVEQTFDLVPAGCRAPTGRTKPLGTGHALWCCAPLLHGPFAVINADDYYGRSAFRLLADHFTRHMNPAMVGYRLDATLSSHGGVNRGVCRVDAAGHLQDVTEFLDIDRRDGQLTGNAPDGRRMPLAPGTVVSLNCWGLTPALLPDLESGLRAFLAHAGMKDEYFLPHAITHYLAARGEALSVLPTNDAWLGLTYPDDRAQVVAAIAAMHAAGDYPVPLWAQP from the coding sequence ATGAACCGCACAAACGACGCGCCCGCGCTGGTGACCCTCGCCGCCGGCCTAGGCAGCCGCTACGGCGATGCGAAGCAGATCGCGGGCGTGGGCCCGCACGGCGAATGGCTGCTGGAATACGCGGTCCGCGACGCGCTGGAGGCCGGTTTCCGGCAAGTCGTGATGGTGATCCGCGCGGAACTTCGCACCGCGCTCACCGGACGCCTCGCGCCGCACCTCGACGGTCGCGCTGAGTTGCAGTTGGTCGAGCAGACCTTCGACCTGGTTCCCGCCGGATGCCGCGCGCCCACCGGCCGCACGAAACCTCTGGGCACCGGCCATGCGCTGTGGTGCTGCGCGCCGCTGCTGCACGGCCCGTTCGCGGTGATCAACGCCGACGACTACTACGGCCGCTCGGCCTTCCGCCTGCTGGCAGACCACTTCACGCGCCACATGAATCCGGCCATGGTCGGTTACCGGCTCGACGCGACGTTGTCCAGCCACGGCGGGGTCAATCGCGGCGTGTGCCGCGTGGATGCCGCGGGGCATCTGCAGGACGTCACCGAATTCCTCGACATCGACCGCCGCGACGGCCAACTCACGGGCAACGCGCCCGACGGCAGACGCATGCCGCTCGCGCCCGGCACCGTGGTGTCGCTGAACTGCTGGGGCCTCACGCCCGCGCTGTTGCCCGACCTCGAATCCGGGCTGCGCGCATTCCTCGCGCACGCAGGAATGAAGGACGAATACTTCCTGCCGCACGCCATCACCCACTACCTCGCCGCGCGCGGCGAGGCGCTGTCCGTGCTGCCCACCAACGATGCCTGGCTGGGACTCACCTACCCCGACGATCGCGCGCAGGTCGTCGCGGCGATCGCGGCCATGCACGCGGCGGGCGACTATCCTGTGCCGCTGTGGGCGCAGCCATGA
- a CDS encoding Ligand-binding SRPBCC domain protein family — MERKSDRELVVTRTFDAPVHLVFEAWSNPELFKLWWVPKSAGMSLVSCEMDVRTGGAYRLVFRHPAFDEPMAFFGTYREVTPNKRIVWTNEESDQGAVTTVTFEENAGKTLVTFHELYPTEAALDEALAGSAEALPEQFAQLDELLAGRS; from the coding sequence GTGGAACGCAAGTCCGACCGCGAACTTGTAGTGACGCGAACGTTCGATGCCCCGGTGCACCTCGTCTTCGAGGCGTGGAGCAACCCCGAATTGTTCAAGCTTTGGTGGGTTCCGAAGTCGGCGGGCATGTCGCTGGTCTCGTGCGAGATGGATGTCCGCACCGGGGGCGCGTATCGCCTCGTGTTCCGCCATCCGGCCTTCGATGAACCGATGGCGTTCTTCGGCACCTACAGGGAAGTCACGCCGAACAAGCGCATCGTCTGGACGAACGAGGAAAGCGACCAGGGCGCCGTGACCACGGTGACGTTCGAGGAAAATGCCGGCAAGACGCTGGTCACCTTCCACGAACTCTACCCCACGGAAGCGGCTCTCGACGAAGCCCTCGCCGGCTCGGCGGAAGCCTTGCCCGAACAGTTCGCGCAACTGGATGAGTTGCTCGCAGGCAGATCGTGA
- a CDS encoding Transcriptional regulator, ArsR family: MQITHAHFTVNHMVHYQTRLDATFAALADVTRRGVLEQLGGSDASITDLAQRFHMTLTGMKKHVSVLEQAGLVTTEKVGRVRTCKLGRRRLEEEAAWIERHRQLWSARFDALDKLVEHLKCKEKADDQGKRR, from the coding sequence TTGCAAATCACCCATGCACACTTTACAGTGAACCATATGGTTCACTATCAAACCCGCCTCGACGCAACGTTCGCCGCGCTCGCCGATGTCACCCGACGCGGCGTGCTGGAGCAACTCGGGGGTTCGGACGCCTCCATCACCGACCTTGCCCAAAGGTTTCACATGACCCTCACGGGCATGAAGAAGCACGTCAGTGTCCTGGAGCAGGCGGGGCTCGTGACCACGGAGAAGGTCGGGCGCGTACGCACCTGCAAGCTTGGACGGCGCCGGCTGGAAGAAGAGGCCGCCTGGATCGAGCGGCACCGCCAACTCTGGAGCGCGCGCTTCGACGCGCTGGACAAACTTGTCGAGCACCTGAAATGCAAGGAGAAGGCAGATGACCAAGGCAAACGAAGGTAG
- a CDS encoding Phosphoribosyl-AMP cyclohydrolase / Phosphoribosyl-ATP pyrophosphatase — MSEAINIGDADPDSLDWSKGGGLLPAIVQHHATGEVLMLGYMDAEALAATRRSGKVTFFSRSKQRLWMKGETSGHVLDVKSIRADCDRDTLLVEAEPHGPTCHLGTSSCFGGDVKPPLGFLAALDALVARRHAERPPESYTTQLFEAGTRRIAQKVGEEGVETALAAVAQDDDALLGEAADLVYHLTVLLRARGLSLVDVAAALERRHAKPAAGQTG; from the coding sequence ATGAGCGAAGCCATCAACATCGGCGATGCCGATCCCGATTCCCTCGACTGGAGCAAGGGCGGCGGCCTGTTGCCGGCGATCGTGCAGCACCATGCAACGGGCGAGGTGTTGATGCTCGGCTACATGGATGCCGAGGCACTGGCCGCGACACGGCGCAGCGGCAAGGTCACGTTCTTCAGCCGCAGCAAGCAGCGCCTGTGGATGAAGGGCGAAACGTCCGGGCACGTGCTGGACGTGAAGTCGATCCGTGCGGATTGCGATCGCGACACGCTGCTCGTCGAAGCCGAGCCGCACGGTCCCACCTGCCACCTCGGCACGTCGAGCTGTTTCGGCGGCGATGTGAAACCGCCGCTGGGATTCCTCGCCGCGCTGGATGCGCTGGTCGCACGCCGCCATGCGGAACGTCCGCCGGAAAGCTACACCACGCAACTGTTCGAAGCCGGCACTCGCCGCATCGCGCAGAAGGTCGGCGAGGAAGGCGTCGAGACCGCACTGGCCGCGGTGGCGCAGGATGACGACGCCTTGCTGGGAGAGGCAGCCGACCTCGTCTATCACCTGACGGTGTTGCTGCGCGCGCGCGGCTTGTCGTTGGTCGATGTGGCTGCGGCGCTGGAACGGCGCCACGCCAAACCAGCGGCAGGTCAGACGGGCTGA
- a CDS encoding Imidazole glycerol phosphate synthase cyclase subunit, producing MLSRRIIPCLDVKDGKVVKGVRFRDHVVMGDIAELALRYRDEGADELVFYDITASPEGRSVDRAWVERVARGIDIPFCVAGGIRSVEDARAILHAGADKISVNSPALERPGLIDELADAFGVQCVVVGVDSLRDEDGEWRVRQYTGDPSRMRGVARRTLDWIDEAQRRGAGEIVLNCMGSDGVRAGYDIEQLRAARAACRVPLVASGGAGAREHFRDAFTEADVDGALAASVFHSGAIAIPALKAWLHEQGVTVRT from the coding sequence ATGCTGAGCCGCAGGATCATCCCTTGCCTGGACGTGAAGGACGGCAAGGTCGTGAAGGGCGTGCGCTTCCGCGATCACGTGGTGATGGGCGACATCGCCGAACTCGCGCTGCGCTACCGCGACGAAGGCGCCGACGAACTGGTGTTCTACGACATCACCGCGAGCCCGGAAGGGCGCAGCGTCGACCGCGCCTGGGTCGAGCGTGTCGCGCGCGGGATCGACATTCCGTTCTGCGTCGCCGGCGGCATCCGCAGCGTCGAGGATGCGCGCGCGATCCTGCACGCCGGCGCCGACAAGATCTCGGTGAACTCGCCGGCGCTCGAACGCCCCGGGTTGATCGACGAACTGGCCGACGCCTTCGGCGTGCAATGCGTGGTGGTGGGCGTCGATTCGTTGCGTGATGAGGACGGCGAGTGGCGGGTGCGCCAGTACACGGGCGATCCATCGCGCATGCGCGGCGTGGCGCGGCGCACGCTGGACTGGATCGACGAGGCGCAGCGGCGCGGCGCCGGCGAGATCGTACTCAACTGCATGGGCAGCGACGGCGTGCGCGCTGGCTACGACATCGAGCAACTGCGCGCGGCGCGTGCGGCATGCCGCGTGCCGCTGGTGGCATCGGGCGGCGCCGGCGCGCGCGAGCACTTCCGCGACGCATTCACCGAAGCCGACGTGGACGGGGCGCTGGCGGCCAGCGTGTTCCATTCGGGCGCCATCGCGATCCCGGCGCTGAAGGCGTGGTTGCACGAACAGGGCGTGACGGTGCGGACATGA
- a CDS encoding Phosphoribosylformimino-5-aminoimidazole carboxamide ribotide isomerase: MSFEVIPAIDLRGGRVVRLRQGDYARETMFPYDPVKLAQAYADDGARRLHVVDLDGARSGRFENLGVIENIVKACPLDVQAGGGVRDSDDLRRLYSAGVARVVVGSVAVRDPDVVADWIGQFGAERLVLALDVRREGEAWRLPVHGWTEDSGVELAALAGHYVRAGARHVLCTDIARDGTLGGFNLDLYRDVHKLAPDFEVQASGGACSLDDIRAVRAAGAGAVILGRALLEGRFTLKEALQC, from the coding sequence ATGAGTTTCGAGGTGATCCCCGCGATCGACTTGCGCGGCGGCCGTGTGGTGCGGCTGCGCCAGGGCGACTATGCGCGCGAAACGATGTTTCCCTACGACCCGGTGAAGCTTGCGCAAGCTTATGCCGATGATGGCGCGCGCCGGTTGCACGTGGTCGATCTCGACGGCGCGCGCTCGGGCCGCTTCGAAAACCTGGGCGTGATCGAGAACATCGTCAAGGCGTGCCCGCTGGACGTGCAGGCCGGCGGCGGCGTGCGCGACAGCGACGACTTGCGGCGCCTGTATTCGGCCGGCGTCGCGCGCGTGGTGGTCGGCAGCGTCGCCGTGCGCGATCCTGACGTGGTGGCGGACTGGATCGGTCAGTTCGGTGCGGAGCGGCTGGTGCTGGCGCTGGACGTGCGCCGGGAAGGCGAAGCGTGGCGGCTGCCCGTGCACGGCTGGACCGAGGATTCCGGCGTCGAGCTTGCCGCGCTCGCCGGTCATTACGTGCGCGCCGGCGCGCGCCATGTGCTGTGCACCGACATCGCCCGCGACGGCACGCTGGGCGGCTTCAACCTCGACCTGTATCGCGATGTGCACAAGCTTGCGCCGGATTTCGAAGTGCAGGCATCGGGCGGCGCCTGCTCGCTCGACGACATCCGCGCGGTGCGCGCCGCGGGCGCGGGCGCGGTGATCCTGGGCCGCGCGCTGCTCGAAGGCCGCTTCACCCTGAAGGAAGCGCTGCAATGCTGA
- a CDS encoding Imidazole glycerol phosphate synthase amidotransferase subunit HisH — protein MSVVLVDSGGANIGSVRYALQRLGVEAALTSDAAAIRAADKVILPGVGAAAPAMARLRESSLIDVLRGLTQPVLGVCLGMQLLCTHSDEGNVDGLGLIDVPVRRLDARDGLRVPHMGWNEVTACRDHPLCAGDAGEGWAYFVHSFAVPVCAATLATCEYGTIFSAAIGQGNFMGVQYHPERSAALGVAVLQRFLAA, from the coding sequence ATGAGCGTGGTGCTGGTCGATTCGGGCGGCGCCAACATCGGTTCGGTGCGCTACGCCTTGCAGCGATTGGGGGTGGAGGCCGCGTTGACGTCCGATGCCGCTGCGATCCGTGCCGCCGACAAGGTGATCCTGCCGGGCGTTGGCGCCGCCGCACCGGCGATGGCGCGGTTGCGCGAATCGAGTTTGATCGATGTGCTGCGCGGCCTGACGCAACCCGTGCTGGGCGTTTGCCTTGGCATGCAACTCCTGTGCACGCATTCGGACGAAGGCAATGTCGATGGCCTGGGCCTGATCGACGTGCCGGTTCGGCGCCTCGACGCGCGTGACGGCTTGCGCGTGCCGCACATGGGCTGGAACGAGGTGACGGCGTGCAGGGATCATCCGCTTTGCGCGGGCGACGCGGGCGAGGGCTGGGCCTACTTCGTGCACAGCTTCGCGGTGCCGGTATGCGCCGCCACGCTCGCGACCTGCGAGTACGGCACGATCTTCTCGGCCGCCATCGGCCAGGGCAATTTCATGGGCGTGCAATACCACCCGGAGCGTTCCGCGGCGCTGGGCGTGGCGGTGCTGCAAAGGTTCCTCGCCGCATGA